Within Triticum dicoccoides isolate Atlit2015 ecotype Zavitan chromosome 1B, WEW_v2.0, whole genome shotgun sequence, the genomic segment AAGAACTTGGAAGACATGATCTTGATTTTGAGTTATTGCTTGATAATAAAAGCATCCAGGCAGAATTCTACCTCACTATGTACTTTTAAAATTTAAATCTTGTTCCACTTATTTTTATGAGCCAAGGATGTTTATGCGCAGCTGACCCTCTGAAGATGGCTATGGTTAGCATTGAGAACAACCTTTCTCCTCCAGAAACTCTTCAAAAGCTGTCAGAAAGTCTCACTTCTTTGCTGCCTTTGCTTTCAGTATGTTTCTATAGCTCCTCCTCTTTTTAAGTTTTATGTTTATCTATCCCATACATTCATTTTTATGTGACCTCCTATTCAAACATATGGAGTGCAAGAAAAAGTAATCCATATAGACTACAAAAAAAAAGGAGTGCAAGAAACATATATGCTTATAAACTTCCTAAACGTTATTTGATCTGCTGTAACTCTATCCGCCAACGTTCATAAAAAAGACTTGATTTGTACATCTTTTTCAGGAGATCTCTACTTTAAGAaatgattatttatttatttatgcaaGTCTAGAAAAGCATATAGAGTACAGACGTACAGTTGCATTTGTCGGAAAGGAGAAGTATCCATTTCTTTTAACCACTATTTTCAGAAGTCCTTGTGCTCTTAGTCCTCAGAAGAATCGGTTACAACCTTTTCTAGAGCGATTTAATCACCTAGATATATTTTCTTATTATTGTTTTAGATTTCATCCCTTTCATTTatcagcaattggcagatatcataCCAAGGGATGCTCTTTTGTGGAAGCTCAAGCTTCTTAAGTCAGGAGCAGCCTATGCCAACTCTCGTCTTCATGCTGTACAAGCTGAAGTTCTGTTTCTTGCCAGGTACTCATCATAATGGTGCTGCCTAAATCCTCATTCTCTAGTCTTGTTTGACTTTCTATGTCTAACTGTTTGATCTGATACTCTCCATATTAATTAATTTATTTAGTGGCAAAGACAATCTTCTGCCGAGTGGAGAAGAGGCAGATCGACTCTTCAAGGCACTGAAAAACTGCAGAGTTCGATACTTCAAGGAAAATGGCCATACACTACTCTTGGTACACTCACAATTCATCAAAGCGTTTCGGAGCCAGTCCGGTGTTTTCATTTCAATATTCATGCCAATCACTGTATTTTTTGGAGTACAATTTTAAACTTCATATTTTCCTTGCACAGGAGGATGGTGTGAATCTGTTATCTGTTATAAAAGGTGCAAACATGTACCGCCGTGGCAGGCAACGGGACTTTGTGACCGACTACCTTCCCCCTACACTAAGTGAGTTCAAGAAAACATTTGATGAAGACCACAAGTATGTATTCAACTTCTGAGAGTGCTTCCCTACTTGCATAGATCTAGTAAGTGAAAAACTTATAACCTTTTGCAGATTGTTTCACCTTGCACTGAGCCCAGTCATGATGTCTACTCTGACAAATGGAAAAATTGTCCGTGGCCTTGCTGGTATTCCTGACCAAGGTCCTGTCTTGTTTGTGGGTTATCATGCACTGATGGGGATCGAGTTAAGCCCATTGTATGAAGAGTTTTTGAGGGAGAAGAACACGATTGTTCGTGGCATGGCTCATCCAATGTTGTTTGGATCAAAATATGAGACCTCGCGCCAGGAGTCGTCTCGGTTTGATACAGTCTCTATGTATGGCGGATTACCAGTCACTCCAATCAATATGTACAGGCTGTTTGAGAGAAATCAATATGTTCTCCTCTATCCTGGTGGTGCTCGGGAAGCTCTACATAGGAAGGTGTGCTTAATGTCTCCATATCTCTATTAAGCCTTGACATAACCATTAGGGGCGGGTTCTGAAAAAGCATTATGGGCAGTTTAGGAGAATGATATTTCTTGGTAAAGGACTAGTATTTAAGTCAAATTTGACTAAATTcctgaagtttaccacagaataccACTCTTCCAAACATGCTCAGTTTCACCACATGGAACTATTTTTGCAAACACCTAATTTAGCACATCAGATTTTGTTATTAGGAGTGTGCTCACATGTacaaaaatagtactccctccgtccgagaaagcttgtcccaagcttgtccctcaaatggatgtatctagcactaacttggtgttagatacatccatttgagggacaagctttttcggacagagggagcatGATCAAGGCTAGCGTCTAACAAGTATTCCACAAGGACCATGACTTAAAACACAGACAAAAAAAATGGTATCTCAGAGTTATAGTAGACTTTACCCTTTTTTTCTAATGTAATAATTGAGCTGGATTTGGCAGGGTGAAGAATACAAGTTGTTTTGGCCAGATCAGCCAGAATTTGTAAGGATGGCGGCAAGGTTTGGTGTTACAGTCGTTCCATTTGGGTTTGTCGGAGAAGATGACATTTTAGAGGTAGCTTTCCTAATCCTTCTTTTGTTTCTATAGGAGAAATCAACACTGTTAAATCTCTATTTCTAAAAATATCATTGAAAGTCGAAATTTGTATTCATATGTCATACCATTTGAAATCTTGACCAGTTgaacttttatttatcttttacatTATAATGGAAGCCTTTTCTCAGTGGAGCCAGTTTTTGGCCAAAAAGactcaaagtggtcggacccttccccggaccctgcgcaagcgggagctacgtgcACTAGGCTGCCCTTTTAGATAATGGAAGCCTTATTACCCCCGGCCTCTCCATCATAGATGCAGAGACAAAAAATTTGACTTCGCTGAGAAAAGGGGGAGACGAAATCAATACAATCAAATGAAAGTAGGTAGTAACATACCGACCAAGGCAAAGACTAAGAAACCTGTCAATCGCATGCCATCCAAACCGGGACATAAACCCCTTGGTAATACATTTGAGCCGCTTGGCGCCAAGCTCCATAGGCTCCTTGTGCTGTGCCTTCTGTAACAACGCTCATGACTACATCCAACTCATACACGAGAGTAACACCTGCATACATGATTGAACTTTTTGCTGTCACAAACATCGTAATGAAAAGGCAGCGCTCCTGCTGGTTGCTTGAAAAAACATCATTTATGCATAGCCAAATAGACCAAAATACCGCTGCAGCCCCACCAAGCTGAAGTTTTGTAGTCTTCAGAAGTCAACTTACCGATTACATAAAGGTGAAAGCATGTTTTATTCAAGGAAAAATAACATGAAAGCATGGCACAGAAAATGACTTTGAAGATATAGAAAAAGACACAAACTCGAGATCTCCGCAGGACATGTGTGGTGATAACACATTTGTAACCAAGGTTGAGTAGCAGATTTTGGGGAAAGCTATACAAAGTTTATTTGTGTTTTCTTTCTGCAGTTGGTTCTGGATTACAATGATCAAAAGAACATTCCGTACCTTCGGGAGTGGATAGAGTCAATCAACAAAGACGGCCAGAGAGTGAGGTCAGATTTAATTTCCAAACAAATGAATCAAGTGTTCTGATCTTACCTTTGTGCGATTGCTTACTTGGACTCTTTTTCATTCTGCTGTGAATATTTTTCATTTCAGAGATAGCGTCAAAGGAGAGGAAGGGAATCAGGACATGCACATACCTGCTATTGTTCCCAAAGTACCGGGACGATTCTACTACCTTTTTGGCAAACCAATCAAAATGGAAGGGATGAACAATGTTCTGACGGACAGGGAGAGCGCAAATAAAGTGTATTTACATATCAAATCAGAAGTCGAGAACGCAATGGCATACTTACAGAGGAAGAGGGAGGAAGACCCTTACAGGAGTATAGCTCAGCGTGCTGTGTACCAGGCAACTCAGGGTGTTTCTGCTCAAGTCCCAACTTT encodes:
- the LOC119320860 gene encoding acyltransferase-like protein At1g54570, chloroplastic encodes the protein MSIPALRSFPAVYGVKPTTRLVRHHSRLGGGLRASSVAVNGEVGLRNRSGKKEDAVKEEKDRGLEPLYDDGFGGVTVKDYFAAARALCKDDGGPPRWFSPVESGQPAVEDAPLLLFLPGTDGVGMGLILHHKSLGKAFEVRCLHIPVNDRTPFEGLLQIVEKSIQYEHDLSPNRPIYLVGDSFGGCLALAAAARNPHIDLVLVLVNPATSFAKTPLQPILPLLEAMPSDLHVTVPYLLSFVMADPLKMAMVSIENNLSPPETLQKLSESLTSLLPLLSQLADIIPRDALLWKLKLLKSGAAYANSRLHAVQAEVLFLASGKDNLLPSGEEADRLFKALKNCRVRYFKENGHTLLLEDGVNLLSVIKGANMYRRGRQRDFVTDYLPPTLSEFKKTFDEDHKLFHLALSPVMMSTLTNGKIVRGLAGIPDQGPVLFVGYHALMGIELSPLYEEFLREKNTIVRGMAHPMLFGSKYETSRQESSRFDTVSMYGGLPVTPINMYRLFERNQYVLLYPGGAREALHRKGEEYKLFWPDQPEFVRMAARFGVTVVPFGFVGEDDILELVLDYNDQKNIPYLREWIESINKDGQRVRDSVKGEEGNQDMHIPAIVPKVPGRFYYLFGKPIKMEGMNNVLTDRESANKVYLHIKSEVENAMAYLQRKREEDPYRSIAQRAVYQATQGVSAQVPTFEP